From Geotalea uraniireducens Rf4:
AATGGTTTCCCTCAAGAAAAACCATCGAGGGTGTAAAAAGGTTTGTGTAAATGGTCATTAGGGGGTACACCAAGTTACCCTAAGGAGATCACATGACTATTAACACCGACGTAATCGACGATCTACTCAAACATTATAAGACCCCCGAAGAGATTCTAGGGGAAAACGGGCTGCTGAAGCAGTTGACCAAGGCTGTTCTTCAGCGGGCGCTCCAGGCTGAAATGACACTGCACCTCGGCCACGAGAAGCATGCTTCCGTTTCCGCCAAAGGTGGCAATGCACGCAATGGCTCGTCGGCAAAGACCATCAAAGGCGATTTTGGCACCATGCCGATTGAGGTCCCTCGTGACCGGGATAGCAGCTTTGAACCAGTCATCATTCCCAAAGGCCAAACCCGGTTCGCCGAGTTCGATGATAAGATTATCTCCCTGTACTCCCGCGGGCTTACCACTCGTGAGATCCAGGGACACTTGGAGGAAATCTACGGTGTTGAAGTATCCCCCGCTCTGATTTCAATAGTGACTGAAGCAGTAGCTGAAGAGGTCAAAGCTTGGCAGAACCGCCCGTTGGATGCGCTTTATCCCATCGTTTACATGGATGCCATCAGGGTCAAAGCCAGAGGCAATGGCCATGTTGTGAACAAGGCTGTCTATCTGGCCATCGGCATCAACATAGACGGTGCCAAGGAAGTTCTGGGAATGTGGGTCTCCGAAAACGAAGGAGCCAAGTTCTGGTTGCAGGTTGTGACCGAACTTAAGAACCGTGGTGTCCAAGACATCTTCATTGCCTGCGTTGACGGCCTGAAGGGGTTCCCTGAGGCCATAGAAATAGTTTATCCCAACACTCAAGTCCAACTTTGCATCGTCCATATGGTACGCAATTCCTTGAAGTTCGTTTCGTGGAAACAACGCAAAGAAGTTGCGACAGATTTGAAGGTTATCTACCAGTCAGCGACCGCTGAGCAGGCCGAAATGGAACTGACAGCATTTGAGGCAAAATGGGACAAAACACACCCGACGATCAGCCAGTCCTGGCGCCGGAACTGGGCGCAAGTTATACCATTTTTTGCCTATCCAGCTGATATACGAAAGGTTATTTACACAACCAATGCCATTGAATCACTGAATATGTCACTCAGAAAGGTGACCAAAAACCGGGGCTCGTTTCCCAATGATGAGGCAATGTTCAAGTTACTATACCTGGCGCTGAGAAACATCGCGAAGAAATGGACCCTGCCGATCAGAGACTGGAAAGCTGCCATGAACCGCTTTTCCATTCTTTTTGAAGACAGAATGCCAAGCTATTAAAAACAGGGAACCAAAACCATTTACACAAAACTATTGACAGGCCCAAACCATCCGAGAACTGAATATTTGTTTCAGAGTGTAGACATTACAACTTGACAAAAAGTTCACAGAAGTGTTAGCGATCCGATGGAGCGATACGTTATACGGTCTTCTATGGCCTTATCTCAACAATCGTACCATTTGGCGCTAACTTGGCAATTTCCTCTATTTCTTCGTCTGTTACGGCAATACACCCTTTCGTCCAGTCAACCTCTGTGTGAAAATCACCAACCCACGAGAAACCATTCTTAATTCCGTGGATCATGATGTTTCCGCCCGTAGAAACACCTAGTTCTTTTGCTCGCTTTTTGTCTCTCTCGTTTGGATAGGAAATATGAAGAGATAGGTGATAATGGCTGTCCTTGTTTCTTGAATCGATGAAGTAGGTTCCCTCCGGGGTTTTGTTATCGCCTTGCCTTTCTTTTGGACCATTCGGGTTTCCCCCCAAGGCTATCTTGTAGGTTTTGAGCACCTCCCCCTTTGAGATCAACATCAATCGTCGTTCTTTTTTTTCTATCAGAATCTTATCTACCAATCCTTTCTGGATTGCAAAAGCAAAAACCTTTTGTTCTAGCGCTTTAATCTTTTTTTGCAGTGTAATAATTTCATTCCCCCTGCTTTCAACCTCTTGCTGGAGAGTCTCAATTTGTGTTTGCTGCGTGGTAATCATCTTATCCTTGATAGTGACATTATTGATATAAAATATCATCCTCTCACTGTCCTGCCTGTACCCACTCCCTGGGTAGTCCTTTATGAGTTTCTGAAAACATTCCAGGGATTTCTGATAATCTTTTTGCTCATTCTTCGGATGCGCATAAATAATACCCATCTCGAATAGAACCCTGTCTCCCGTCGTGGGATATTTTTCAATAATCTGCTCATATTTGTTCAGAGAGGCCTTGTAGTTTCCCTGGCTAAAAGAATTATTTGCTTCTTCGAAGGTTGACTTGGCCTGGAATCCTTCACTAAAGTGACTGCATCCGCACATTAGAATTGATGTTATTATGATGCAGATAAAGAAAAAGAAAAGGTGCTCACCCTTCCTGCTTTGTTTTTTACCCATATATGTCAAAGACGGTCTAAATCTTTTAGACAGTACAATTTGGAAGATTCTCAGTTCCCTCATCTCCTCACCCCTTGGCAGAAGCATCAGGAATATCTTGTGCTAAGAGCCTGATATCCTGGCTTAACAGGTTAAATGCTTGAGTCGTCCAGACAGACTTAAATGATGGATAAGGAAATGGCAGGGTTTTGAGACCCTGCCACTTCATTATCCGGAGCGCTAAAGGTAAAGTTAACAGCTCCCTTAAAATTGACTTACTTCCTCATCGATTTCTGGAAAGCGGCGTCAGCTCTTTTCGCCTTTTCATCTGCGATCCTTTCCCTTTCCAATGCCGCCTTTTCAGCATCATCTGCCTTTAACTTGGCCACATCGGCTGCCGCCTTGGCAGCTTGCGCATCCTGCAATGCCTGATCAGCTTTCGCATCAATCAGTTTTTGCTGCGCCTGCACTTTCTCGAGCTCACCGGTTGTTGCACAACCCATCATAGTAACGAGAACAAGCATCATTGAAATCACCAAAAGACTTTTCTTCATCTCTAATCACCTCCTTTCTGTTCAGTTTACATTATTTTAATAGTGACTGTTAAAATCCAGCGCTACTTCACAAATAATATTCACATTGGTTATTGATTGGTTGCAAGAACATATACCAGGAAGAGGGAACGCGTGAAGTTCACAATATCTCCCCTGAACATAAGAAAAGCTGGGATCGACTATCTCTTCTTGACAGGTTCAATCAATATACCGTCTATTTCCAAATCAATTTTCAAGCGTTTGGTTGCATCTTTGGCCTCACTGATATCATTGAAAGGGCCAGCGATAACACGGTAGCTATTGCTCTTTGATAACACCATTGCCGGGATTTGTGGACCCTGGTGGTTGATAATGGTGGCAATCCTCAGAGCTTCAATCTCGTCACGCACATCAGCAGCCAAAACATACCACGCCTCCATTTTCAGTTCTGGTATTTCCGGTCTGCCATACAATTTGTCTGGGTGCTCGACTTCTATGGTTCTCGAAGCCTCTTTTTCACTTCCTTGACTCATCTCGAAGATGGGAACAGGAATCCCTCGGGCCTCGGCCTGCACTTCCTTAACTTTTCTCCAGTCAAGCGTGCGCGCCGATTTCTTTTCAATATTTCTCAATTTTGCGTATGTCTTCTCTAGCTCAATAGCGCCCGAGTCTTCCAGAGGCGTATGAGCTTCCATGTAAAGTACTCCATTACGTTGACCTATGAGATATGGCTGGTTAACAATGACTACAGGGGTATTAACTGGAGTGTCATCGTAGAGCATCTTCACGTTTTCTGGATATAGTCTCAAGCAGCCATTGGTTGCTTTAAGACCAATGCTGGCAGGTTTATTAGTACCATGGATCAAATAACCCGATTTGCTTAAATAGAGCGCGCATTCTCCCAAGGGATTTTGAGGTCCCGGCGGAACTTCTGCGGGCAGAGGATCGCCTTTTTTTCTATGATCCTCAGAAATTGAAGCAGGCACATGCCAGGTCGGCCGGGTTGCCTTGCGCTCCACATGCATTTGACCTGTGGGCGTGGGTCGCTCCTTGGTTCCGACACCGACCGGGTAGGTCGACACCACCAGTGACTTACTATCCCCTTTAAATTGAAAGAGCCTCATGGTGGCTAAGTTGACCACAATGCCTTTTCTGGGAGCGTCCGGCAGGATAAAACTCAGAGGCAACATGATACGCTCTCCGGCCTCAGGCACCCATACATCTACCCCTGGATTAGCTGCACTGATTGCAATGATCCCCAGACTGAAGTGTCTTGCAATATCCGGTAGCGTATCCCCCTTTTCAAGCCTGATGACTGCCAACCGACCAATGACGTCATCTCCTCTTGCAACCGAAAACTCATTTCGTTCGATCTCCTTTTCAGGATGGCTTGGAAAAAGCCAGGATTTCTCCTGAACACTGTTCATAACAGCACATCCATTGAGAGATAAGATGAATGTACATAGAGCTATAAGACGAAGCCAATTGGATAAGAGTGACAGGTCAACGATTCGGCACATGGGTTAAATAAGCTACCTTTCTCAAAAATGAAAATTAATATAAATAAAAGAAATAAAAGAAGAAATAAAAGAGTCAGCCCTTGACACGGGACAAATGGCCCCCCCTCAGCTCTATGCGTCTTTAAAAGCGCAGCTCTTGCTGACTCGACCTCCTTTTTATGTTTTGACAACAAAAAAGCCGGGACCGAATATCGTGTGATATTTCGGCAACCCGGCTGTCTCAGTGAGACCCTGTAGGCTTTCCGCCCCACCCTCGCGGATGGTTGAGTATTATCGTTTATCACTAACCGTCATAATACGGTGCCCTTTAAAGGCGCACCTCTTGCTGACTCGACCTCCTTTTATGTTTTGACAACAAAAAAGCCGGGACCGAATATCGTGTGATATTTCGGCAACCCGGCTGTCTCAGTAAGACCCGTAGGCTTTCCGCCCCATTCTTGCGAATGGTTAAGTATTATCGTCTATCTCTCAAACATTTTTTTGCATCTTACATTTCTATAAAGATTTGTCAACATTTTTCTAAAGTCCAGTTGAGGGACCAACGGATTCGGGGGAGCTTGCAACCAGGAAAAAGACAATCTAGGAGCCTGTCGGACTTAGGAATGAATCTACTGCGAGAACGGAAAATCGGTCCATATTACCGGAAATTTTCGACAAATAGGTCCACTATTCGCTCTCAAATTTCCGATAATCTGTCCTCGATTTGCCATTCTCTCGCTACGATTCCCTAAGTCCGACAGACTCCTAGGGCATGCTTACCTAGGTGGACAAAAAAGCCAAGTACCTTATCGACATTCTAGGTGAAGGTGGAATTGCAAGCATCGCTGGAAAAAAAGGAACAAAATCCCCCCTCTGCCCCCCCAGGTATAACAAGTAATCGCGATGATTCTGGAATGTTCATAAGGTAAAGATCGAAGGCGTAAAAGGAGTAAGCTAAATCGTATGAGGGTATTTTGGGGGGATGTAACAAAATTCAACTTACAGTTTGCTATTGATATCAATAAGTTAATCAAGTTATTCGACCCCGGCCTCCGCACCAACAAAATCAAGGCCTCATTGTTTTTTCACCATGAGCCTTTTTGTCCACTTTTGCCCACCCTACTAATGCCTATGGGCCACCGGCAGGCGCAACCCCACACCCAGGCGTCCGTTCACCGTTCCCCACTTGATGGAAGTGCCCGAGCAAAGTTCCGATAGTAATTCAAGATGTCAAATATTGAATCCTGTCGATTGAAGCCCATGTGGTCCCCCCGCCCGCAGGGCGAGGAGACCTGTTTGGGAATGGATGATCAGTAAGCCTGCTTATCCTCCAGCACTTCCTCTACCGTCACTTTGCCGCGGAAAACCCGATAGACCCAGATTTTATAGGCGATGACAATCGGCAAAAACATCGCCACCACCAATGTCATGATCTTCAATGTATAGGGACTGGAGGACGAATTGAAGATTGTCAGACTATGTGCAGGATCGAGATTGGAAGGTATCAGATTCGGGAAAAGGCCAATGACGCCGGTAAAAACGACCATGAGAATCGTTACGCATGAAGAGGCGAATGCACCTAGCAGGTTGCCCTTTGCAGTAAGGATTCTGATTCCGAGCAGGGCCGCTACAGCCAGGAGCGGTACGATAAGTAAATAAGGAGCGCTGAAGTAATTGTCGTAGAGCCGTGATGCAAATTTTGTATAGCCAAGGAACGCCACCGCAACCACGAGGAGTGCAGGCCAGAGTTTATCAGCCATGGCATGGGCACGCCGGCTCAGGTCGCCGACGGTCTTGACCGAAAGGTAAAGAGCACCGTGTATCAGGAAAAGAAGCACAAACAGTATGCCGGTCAACAGTCCATAAGGATTCAGCAGGTAAATGAGCGACCCGTGATACCCCGTTGCATCCATGGGCAGACCGGCAAAGATGTTACCGAAAGCAACCCCGAAAAGAAGCGCCGGGAGAAAACTGCTGACAACAATGGCAAAATCCCATGATCGTTTCCATAGGGCACTATCCTCTTTACCCCTGAATTCAAATGAAACCCCGCGGACAATAAGCGCAAACAACAGCAGCAGCAGAGCCGTGTAGAGATAACTGAACATCAGCGCGTAGGTGGTGGGAAATGCTGCAAAGGTGGCGCCGCCTGCTGTTATCAACCAGACCTCGTTGCCGTCCCAGACAGGACCGATCGTATTGATGATTACCCGCCGGTCACCATCGTTTTTTCCGAGAAAGATATGAAGCATGCCGGTGCCGAGCACAAAACCGTCTAGCATGAAATAGACTGCCCACAGTACAGCCCAAAGAACGAACCATAATATCTGTAATTCCATAATTTCCCTCCTCCTAATTTCTTGTCGGTTTAATGATGGCTGAAAGATCGTCATCCGGCCCTTTTCGGGCAAGCTTGGTCAGCAGATAGATATCGATGCAGCCGAGTGTGCCGTAAAGGAGGGTAAAGCCGATCAGCGAAACGAGAACCTGGGGAGTACTGATGGCTTTGGAAACGGCATCCGAGGTCTTTAGAACGCCGTAGACGATCCAGGGTTGACGCCCCATTTCAGCCACAATCCAGCCGAGTTGATTGGCGATGTAGGGAAGTGGAAGAGCAAACAACATGATCTTGAGAAACAGCGGATAGTTTTCCAGTTTCCCTTTTCGGGAGAGAAATACCGCGACCAGCGAAAGGACGAAGAACAGGATGCCGAGACCGACCATGAGCCTGAAGCTGTAGAAAACCGGTGTGACCGGCGGACGTTCCGATTTGGGGAAGTCCTTCAAACCTTTGATTTCCGCATTTGGCGTATGAAATGCCAGCAAGCTCACCATGTTGGGGATGCAGATACGTTCGAGGGCGTTACATTCCTTAATCTCATCGGGAATAAGCAAAAGGTTCAACCCTACTCCGCGCTTGGTTTCCCAGACCGACTCCATGGCAGCGAATTTGGCCGGCTGGGTCTTGGCCACCTCCACCGCATGGAAATCGCCGATGACCGCCACCAGCAGGGTAGAAACCAGGCCGAAGGTCGCCGCCATCTTGAAGGAAGTTTTAAAAAAATCCGGCTTGTTTTTTTTCAGGAGATGCCACGCGGATACACCCATGACAAAGAACGCCGCCACCGTGTAACCGGAAACAATCTGGTGACCGAACTTCAGAAGGCCGTAGGGGTTTGTCACCATTGCCATGAAATCCACCATCTCTGCCCTGCCGTTTCTCAGCACATACCCCACCGGATGCTGCATCCAACCGTTGGCCAACAGTATCCAGAGACCGGATAGATTTGTTGCGATGGCTACCAGCCAGATGGATATGGCGTGCATTTTCTTCGACACCTTGTTCCAGCCGAATATCCAGACGCCGATAAACACGGACTCCAGGAAGAATGCCATGGTCGCCTCGATCGCCAGCGGCGCACCGAAAATATCACCCACGTACTTGGAATATTCCGCCCAGTTCATGCCGAACTGGAATTCAAGGGTAATACCGGTCACAACCCCCAAGGCAAAGTTTATGAGAAACAGTTTCCCCCAAAACTTCGTCATTTTCAGGTAGAGCTCATCGCCGCTGGACACATAGCGGGTTTCCATATACGCGACCATAATGGAAAGCCCGAGGGTCAGCGGCACAAAAATGAAATGGAACATGCTCGTGATGGCAAACTGCAGCCGGCTCAAGGTTAAAACATCCATCAACTTCCTCCTTTTAACAGTTTTTGCAACAGCTATCCAGTATTGTTAGAATATTATTAAGTATGATTATATCAAATTGTTACCACGTTTGCGGCCAGTGCAAACAAATACTGCACTAACCCAAATAAGGTCTTTTTTGTCTTATTTCGTTGCAAAAAAATTTATAGCTGTTTTTGCTTAGCCAACTCCTCAATAGTTACACTATCCAATATGTTGACTACCTGACTCTGCACCGTTCTCCAGACCTGATGGACATTGCAGTGCCCTCCCCTGTCACAATAACCCGTGCCCATGAGGCAGCGATTGGGAATAATGGGTCCTTCAACAGCCTCGACAACCTCGCGCAGGGTGATAGACGCTGCCGGCCTGCCAAGGGTAAAACCGCCGCCGGTACCTCGAGAGGAATTGACAATGCCAAGTTTGGCAAAACTCTGAAATATCTTGGCGAGAAATGTCTGTGGTACATCCGAGGCATGAGCTATCTCGCTGATCAACGAAACCTTTCCCGGTTGCTGTTGAGCCAGATAAATAATACCGCGGATTGCATATTCGCCCTTGCGGGTCAACTCCATCATAAATGCACCTTCAAGACCGATTTAGTCTTATTTATAAATGATGAAATTCGAACTGTCAAGAAAAAGATTTCGCTCCGGGTATTTTTCCAACCACTTATCATTAGTAGGTTTAGTGCGGTATTGCGGACATCAGACGTATAAAATGCAGATTTTTCACGAACGCCGTATGTTTCAAACCCTGAAGGCCCGGCCACCCTGAGCTGTAAAATGGTCGAACAAACACCGGCCTATGTTCTGCAACGACACGACAGCAGCAACGCCGCCTCTGGCGATAGCCTCTTTCGGCATACCAAAAACGACACAACTGTTCTCATCCTGGGCAATGGTGTATGCACCGGCTTCCTTCATTTCCAAGATGCCGGCAGCCCCGTCATCCCCCATCCCGGTCAGGATAATGCCTATGGCATTCTTGCCGACAAAATTCGCCGCAGAACGAAACAGTACGTCGACCGAGGGCCTGTGGCGGTTTACCGGTGGACCGTCAGAGAGCTGGATGACATAGTTTGCGCCACTGCGGGATACCATCATATGCATGTTTCCAGGCGCAATATAGGCATGACCCGGCAAGATCCTATCCCCTTGTTCTGCCTCTTTAACGCTGATCTTACAGAGACTGTCCAGCCTTTTGGCAAAGGTTTTTGTGAATGCCTCCGGCATGTGCTGGGTAACGACGATGCCGGGACAATCGGCCGGCATCGTCGTCAGTAGTTCCTTGAGGGCTTCAGTGCCGCCGGTTGAGGCGCCGATTGCGATGATCTTTTCCGTAGTCGAAATGGACCTGCTAATAAACGGCAGCACAACATCGGCGCTGTTTTTCCTCTCTACGGAAAGATGGGTATGGCTACGGTTAAGTTTCATTATACGGGCTTTTGCGGCAGTTCGAATCTTGGCGCTGATCTCTTCGGCGTAGTCATTTATGCCGCGGGCAATGTCAATTTTGGGTTTGGTCACAAAATCAACCGCTCCCAACTCCAGGGCGTGCAATGTAATAAATGAACTCTTTTCGGTCAAAGAGGAAACCATTATTACCGGCATCGGACGAAGGCGCATCAGCTTCTCCAAAAATACCAGCCCGTCCATTCGCGGCATTTCAACGTCCAGGGTAAGGACATCCGGATTGAGCTCCTTGATCTTCTCTCGGGCAATCAACGGATCCGGGGCGGTACCCACCACCTCCATATCCGGCTGGCTGTTAATGATTTCAGTCAGTAGACTTCGTATTAATGCCGAGTCATCAATGATTAAGACTTTGATTGTCATATGCCTATCCTGCCCATGTCCATGAAATCTGGTTTCTCACCCCGAACTTCCGGTCGGAAATCATTTATTCAGGACATAGACTGTTTTCTGACGAATCTTGAAAAGGTCTCCTGCATGATGATAACTTTCCGAATGCCCGGCAAATAACAGCCCATCGGGCTGCAATAACGGTACAAACTTTTTCAGAATGTTGTACTGGGTTTCAATGTCGAAATATATCATCACGTTTCGGCAGAAAATGGCATCGAACCTTTCCGTAAGCGACCATTTTTCATCAAGCAGATTGAGCCGACTGAAGGTGATCAGTTTCTGCAGCTCGGGACGTACCTTGACGAAGCCGGCGCACTTCCCGTCGCCCTTCAGAAAAAAACGTTTCAACTGGCCGGGGGACAGTTTTTGCACATGTTCGATCGGATAAACCCCTTGTTCGGCCTTTTCCAGAACATTGGTATCGATGTCAGTTGCAAAAATAGTTACGGGCGGATTAAAGCTGTTGAAGTGCTCAACCGCCGTCATTGCCAGCGAATACGGCTCCTCGCCGGTCGATGCAGCGCAACTCCAGATCTTGATGGACCGCCTCCTGCCGATACTTCCCAGATGTTGCGCAAGAATCGGGAAATGATGGGGTTCGCGAAAGAATGACGTCAGATTGGTCGTCAGGGCATTGATGAACGCTTCAAACTCCTGGTTGCCGCTATCCTCCAATAGACCGATATACTCTCTGAACGACTCTACTCCCGTGATCCGCAATCGTCTCGCCAACCGGCTGTAAACCATATCCCGCTTGTTTTGGCTGAGCGAAATGCCGGCGCTTTTGTAGAGCAGCTCACGAATTGTGTTAAAGTCTGCCGAAGTATAATGAAATTGCCGGTTTTCCAGGTCACCCCTGCTCTCCGCTTCATAATTCCGTTTGTTCAAAATATTTGAACACACAGACATTTCGCTCCCCCCTTTCGACAAAACAGCGCTTAAAACTCTTTCCAATCCTCCTCAAGGCCCACAACCTTCGGTAATTTTACTTCTCCTGGTCCAGCTGCTTTGCCATATCCATTTGCCACCCTGACCTTCTCAGGCCTTTTTATCTGGTTAATGCTTTTGTTGGCCGGAGCTTGCGCTGATGTCTGATTGTTTAATTTCACTTCAACGCGCTTTAGCGGACTCTGCTCGGAATCATTCAGCTTGAACCTGCTTACCGCGTCTACCATGCTGCGCGCCTGCTCTTTCAATGACTCTGCTGCGGCAGCAGCTTCTTCCACCAAAGCCGCATTCTGCTGTGTCACATCGTCCATCTGGGTTATGGCCGTATTGACCTGTTCTATCCCGCTGCTCTGTTCCATGGAGGCGGCAGATATTTCCGCCATGATGTCGGCAACGCGTTTGATGCTGGTTACTATCTCCTGAGTGGTTCTGCCTGCATCTTCAACGAGCCTGCTGCCGGCTTCCACCTTGCCTACGGAATCTTCGATCAGCGCCTTGATTTCCTTGGCAGCGGCAGCGCTTCGCTGGGCAAGATTGCGCACCTCGCTGGCGACGACAGCGAAACCGCGACCCTGCTCTCCGGCCCTGGCCGCCTCCACCGCCGCATTCAAGGCGAGAATGTTGGTCTGGAATGCGATGCCGTCGATTACGCCGATTATATCCGCAATCTTCCGGGAGCTGTCGCTGATGGATTCCATGGTAGTGACCACCTTGCCGATCACGTCTCCGCCTTTCACGGCCACGTCGCTGGCGGTCACTGCCAGTTGATTTGCCTGCTGGGCATTATCTGCGTTCTGCTTAACTGTGGAGGTCAGTTCTTCCATGCTCGATGCCGTTTCTTCAAGGGCGGACGCCTGTTCTTCGGTGCGCTGTGATAGATCCGTATTGCCGGCCGAAATCTGTTCAGTTGCCGTGGCTATGGAATCAGCACCGGTTCTCACTTCACCGACAATATGCGCCAGACTGCCGTTCATCTCCTTTAACGCCTCCAGCAGATGGCCGGTTTCATCCCGGCTCTTGACTTCAATAATGTTGGTGAGGTTGCCGGCGGCAATCTGCTCTGAAACACCGATTGCTTCATTCAGCGCCAGCTTTATTCTACTGGCGACAAAATATGCGAAAACGAAGATAAATAGTGCGCAAAGGAATGTCGCGATAATTATCTGCCACCTCAATTTGGACATTTCAGCCTGCACGTCATCCACATAGATGCCGCTTCCGACAACCCAGTCCCAACCTTTGACCAGTTTCACGTAGGAAATTTTGTCGACCGGTTTCGCGGCGCCCGGCTTGGACCACATATATTCCACGGTGCCTGCTTCCTTCTCTTTTGCCACCTTGGCGAATTCGATGAAGATCTGTTTGCCGTTCGGATCTTTCAGGTCTGAAACATTTTTTCCGTCAAGTTCGGGCTTTATGGGATGCATCAGCATCTTTGGTTCCAGGTCGTTGACCCAGAAGTACTCATTCCCCTGGTAACGGAGGTTTCGTACACCCTCCAAAGCCCTCTTCTGGGCTTCCGCAACCGGCAGTTCACCGGATTTTGCTTTGGCCTGAAAACCCTCTATCATTGTATATGCTACTTCCACGACGCTCTTGGTGGCTGCCATCTTCTCAGACATCAGTTTCTGTCCGAATAAAGGAAGAACATAAAACATGATTCCGGAAACCAGGAGCGCGATCGTGACAATTGAGATGCTCAGAATTTTCGACAGGATTTTCCAGTCTTTAAATTTTGCGATGCCCATTGTGTACCACCTTTCTTATGTTTTATTGATGTTATGCCGCGTTATCCATAAGTTGCATTTCAGAACTGCTCATTAATTTTTCAATGTCGATCAGGATCAGCATCTGACCGTTCTGCGTGCCGAGACCGGTTATGTACCGGGTATCGAGATCTGAGCCGAGTTCGGGGGCAGGCTTGATCTGCTCCGGTCCCAACTCCACCACATCCGAAACACCATCGACGACCATGCCGACAACCCGGCCAAGCACGTTCATGATGATGACCACGGTAAACTCGTTGTATGCGACTTGTCCCA
This genomic window contains:
- a CDS encoding CheR family methyltransferase gives rise to the protein MSVCSNILNKRNYEAESRGDLENRQFHYTSADFNTIRELLYKSAGISLSQNKRDMVYSRLARRLRITGVESFREYIGLLEDSGNQEFEAFINALTTNLTSFFREPHHFPILAQHLGSIGRRRSIKIWSCAASTGEEPYSLAMTAVEHFNSFNPPVTIFATDIDTNVLEKAEQGVYPIEHVQKLSPGQLKRFFLKGDGKCAGFVKVRPELQKLITFSRLNLLDEKWSLTERFDAIFCRNVMIYFDIETQYNILKKFVPLLQPDGLLFAGHSESYHHAGDLFKIRQKTVYVLNK
- a CDS encoding methyl-accepting chemotaxis protein, with translation MGIAKFKDWKILSKILSISIVTIALLVSGIMFYVLPLFGQKLMSEKMAATKSVVEVAYTMIEGFQAKAKSGELPVAEAQKRALEGVRNLRYQGNEYFWVNDLEPKMLMHPIKPELDGKNVSDLKDPNGKQIFIEFAKVAKEKEAGTVEYMWSKPGAAKPVDKISYVKLVKGWDWVVGSGIYVDDVQAEMSKLRWQIIIATFLCALFIFVFAYFVASRIKLALNEAIGVSEQIAAGNLTNIIEVKSRDETGHLLEALKEMNGSLAHIVGEVRTGADSIATATEQISAGNTDLSQRTEEQASALEETASSMEELTSTVKQNADNAQQANQLAVTASDVAVKGGDVIGKVVTTMESISDSSRKIADIIGVIDGIAFQTNILALNAAVEAARAGEQGRGFAVVASEVRNLAQRSAAAAKEIKALIEDSVGKVEAGSRLVEDAGRTTQEIVTSIKRVADIMAEISAASMEQSSGIEQVNTAITQMDDVTQQNAALVEEAAAAAESLKEQARSMVDAVSRFKLNDSEQSPLKRVEVKLNNQTSAQAPANKSINQIKRPEKVRVANGYGKAAGPGEVKLPKVVGLEEDWKEF
- a CDS encoding chemotaxis protein CheW, translated to MQIEQMTSGRSAECCAREFLTFSLGREEYGMDILKVQEIRGYDAVTHIANAPEFLKGVINLRGVIVPIVDMRIKFRLGQVAYNEFTVVIIMNVLGRVVGMVVDGVSDVVELGPEQIKPAPELGSDLDTRYITGLGTQNGQMLILIDIEKLMSSSEMQLMDNAA